The following coding sequences lie in one Actinomycetota bacterium genomic window:
- a CDS encoding ABC transporter ATP-binding protein, translating to MEGSTDLAIRIIRARKAYGGRGARRDAVDDVSIDIARGTVHGLLGPNGAGKTTALKMLLGLVHPSGGEFEILGEPAGPAARSRLGFLPEQPYFAPLLTAGQVMRLYGGLSGLAGKVTASRTAELLPQVGLEGSERVLISRFSRGMLQRLGIAQALLARPDVVVLDEPASGLDPVGQRDVRNLILSLKEQGTTVLLSSHQLSEVEAVCDRVSILNRGVVAAEGRIDDLLNVAGQTSIRARGEGADLPSAISDRVSDVAVSGGVWVFSVADADVRLAVDALDDAGWSIVSVSPKRDTLEGYFTRLLRQSAEEVA from the coding sequence TCCGTGCGCGCAAAGCGTACGGAGGGCGTGGCGCGAGACGCGATGCGGTCGATGACGTGTCAATCGATATCGCCCGTGGTACCGTTCATGGTCTTCTTGGCCCGAACGGTGCAGGCAAGACGACCGCCCTCAAGATGCTGCTCGGACTCGTTCACCCAAGCGGTGGCGAATTCGAGATCCTCGGCGAACCCGCCGGACCGGCAGCTCGTTCGCGGCTTGGCTTCCTTCCGGAGCAGCCGTACTTCGCCCCTCTGCTTACCGCCGGTCAGGTGATGCGTCTGTACGGAGGTCTCTCCGGTCTAGCGGGCAAGGTGACCGCCTCTCGGACAGCGGAACTGCTGCCCCAGGTCGGCCTCGAGGGCAGCGAACGGGTTCTCATCTCCCGGTTCTCTCGCGGGATGCTTCAACGCCTTGGCATCGCGCAGGCGCTTCTAGCCCGTCCCGATGTGGTCGTTCTCGACGAGCCGGCTTCCGGTCTTGATCCGGTCGGCCAGCGCGATGTTAGGAATCTCATTCTGTCGCTCAAGGAGCAGGGCACGACCGTGTTGCTGTCGTCACATCAGCTTTCCGAGGTCGAGGCGGTGTGCGACAGGGTGAGCATCCTCAACCGGGGAGTCGTGGCTGCGGAGGGTCGCATAGACGACCTCCTCAACGTCGCCGGGCAGACATCGATTCGTGCGCGAGGTGAAGGCGCCGACCTCCCCTCAGCCATCTCGGATCGAGTTTCCGATGTGGCAGTCTCGGGTGGCGTGTGGGTCTTCTCCGTCGCCGACGCGGATGTCCGGCTCGCGGTCGACGCTTTGGATGACGCGGGGTGGAGCATCGTATCCGTCTCTCCAAAACGCGACACGCTCGAGGGCTACTTCACACGCCTTCTCAGGCAATCTGCCGAGGAGGTGGCGTGA